A single Euwallacea similis isolate ESF13 chromosome 1, ESF131.1, whole genome shotgun sequence DNA region contains:
- the LOC136410769 gene encoding sodium-dependent nutrient amino acid transporter 1-like has product MTTENGAPHKSSEYAPEQSDESKRAEHQANQRPNSEPTDETNPDRASWDKPIEFLMSCIAMNVGLGNIWRFPFVAYENGGGAFLIPYVLVLLLMGRPMYYLEACLGQFVSRGNVKMFENLAPALKGVGFGQLIGTICVATYYCSLMALTLFYLINSFNADLPWASCKPEWANISWVKDGNVTCISSTSNENGGSGGTEVSSAELYFRIEVLKESVDIADGIGAPDWQLTLCLLASWIVTFCICARGVHSSGKASYFLAIFPYVVLFALLIRAVTLEGSGTGILYFITPDWAKLLDAKVWYNAMTQCFFSLNIGFGSVSMYASYNGFRHNVYRDAMVVTTLDTCTSLLAGTIIFGILGNLASKMKVEVSEVVKSGGTGLAFISYPEAIARFEAVPWLFSILFFVMLFVLGVGSLVALQACAFTVIMDSFPKLKTWHVSLATAIGGFLIGLVYVTPGGQWIFTMVDFYGGTFIFYVMNIFEVISVIWWYGLENICQDIEFMTKRKPGVYWRFCWCIIIPVVLIFVLSYFLANYEALQYENKEYPSNIIAWGWVLLGFGVVQPLLWFVVDSYRKTRDLSSVKEAMIKMFKHTDWGPKDPERNCKWHEFKMLQNADRVLKLRGRIADKLFILIGK; this is encoded by the exons ATGACTACT GAAAATGGGGCCCCCCACAAGTCTAGCGAATATGCTCCTGAACAATCTGATGAGAGCAAGAGGGCAGAACACCAAGCAAATCAG AGACCGAACTCTGAACCAACAGACGAAACAAACCCAGACAGAGCATCATGGGACAAACCCATAGAATTCCTAATGTCTTGCATAGCCATGAACGTTGGGCTGGGAAATATATGGAGATTTCCATTTGTGGCTTATGAGAATGGAGGAGGGGCCTTCCTAATACCATATGTCTTAGTTTTGTTACTCATGGGTCGACCAATGTACTATCTAGAAGCTTGTTTGGGACAATTCGTTAGCAGaggaaatgtaaaaatgtttgaaaatttggcgCCAGCTCTGAAAG gTGTCGGATTCGGTCAGTTGATAGGCACGATATGTGTTGCAACTTATTACTGCTCATTAATGGCGTTAacgcttttttatttaataaactctTTTAACGCTGATCTTCCTTGGGCTTCGTGTAAACCAGAATGGGCTAACATTAGTTGGGTAAAAGATGGCAATGTTACCTGCATCTCCTCAACTTCTAATGAAAATGGGGGTTCCGGGGGAACCGAAGTTAGTTCAGCAGAACTATATTTTAG aattgaagttttaaaagaatcAGTAGACATAGCTGACGGCATAGGAGCACCAGATTGGCAATTAACGTTATGTTTGTTAGCGTCTTGGATTGTGACATTTTGTATATGTGCAAGAGGTGTTCACAGTTCCGGCAAAGCATCATACTTCCTGGCTATATTTCCATATGTAGTATTATTTGCTTTACTGATTAGAGCTGTAACATTGGAGGGATCTGGCACTGgaatattgtattttattacacCTGACTGGGCCAAATTGCTTGATGCTAAG gtgtGGTACAACGCCATGACCCAATGTTTCTTTTCACTTAATATAGGCTTCGGATCCGTTTCAATGTATGCATCCTATAATGGCTTCAGGCATAATGTTTACAG GGATGCAATGGTAGTGACAACTTTAGATACATGCACGTCATTACTTGCTGGGACAATCATTTTCGGTATCTTAGGAAACTTGGCGAGCAAAATGAAAGTTGAAGTATCAGAAGTGGTCAAGTCAGGGGGTACTGGTTTGGCATTCATATCGTATCCCGAGGCTATTGCGCGATTTGAAGCAGTTCCGTGG cttttttcaattctctttTTTGTAATGCTGTTCGTCCTGGGGGTGGGAAGTTTAGTGGCGCTACAGGCTTGTGCTTTTACGGTTATTATGGACtcttttccaaaattaaaaacttggCATGTATCACTAGCAACAGCCATTGGAGGGTTTCTTATAGGATTAGTATACGTAACTCCA GGTGGACAATGGATATTCACAATGGTAGATTTTTACGGAGGGACATTTATCTTTTATGTAATGAACATCTTCGAAGTCATATCTGTTATATGGTGGTATG GTTTAGAAAATATCTGCCAAGACATTGAATTCATGACAAAAAGAAAACCAGGTGTCTATTGGAGGTTCTGCTGGTGCATCATCATTCCTGTTGTACTCATTTTCGTCCTTTCATATTTTCTGGCTAACTATGAAGCTTTGCAATATGAGAACAAGGAATATCCAAGCAATATCATCG CGTGGGGATGGGTTTTATTGGGATTTGGAGTAGTTCAGCCTTTGTTATGGTTTGTCGTTGATTCCTATCGAAAAACCAGGGACTTAAGCTCTGTAAAAGAG GCGAtgattaaaatgttcaaacacACGGATTGGGGCCCCAAAGATCCAGAGCGAAACTGCAAGTGGCacgaatttaaaatgttgcAAAACGCGGACCGAGTACTCAAACTTAGAGGGAGAATTGCTGACAAGTTATTCATACTCATTGGAAAGTAG
- the LOC136408914 gene encoding uncharacterized protein, with product MDGEIISRESCKKVVKEYLDIEDFEICDVKIEQFFDEVNGFLGEHLLLLIDIRIRDENKVLRFFTKRFPFGHVMQSDFLISMNGWQREIYFYEIFLKNLHKTIPGFCIDFVPKYLLGIPNDIIVFEDLTLKNYDLPRQTSLNLLNNKHICLVLEALAKLHASSLAYEEYKSREHGEHFRLFSGDEDFIKEPLIRKEEGFLGHDFYNAAIKGLRALISKVYKNNLIPLEEVHQKFDILAEHALELMTPQNIFRNVLAHGDLWAKNVMFQYEGESDEPQHVLLVDFQLPRYHIPAHDVLLFISLTTNKEMRKRYFHFFLKHYHNALSEQLNYVGIKTDDIGLSYDEFLKSVSYIIPEVKIQGPLQRLQQCGNKNFYKNLLNDKEAFKMFIFGDKTPFALELFETDDNFRILLTEAIEEIIEVALHPQIFREDCYRILEQELGHSEYEIIEYRVSKISKCDFLFQLEVSLLNKNERQDLKYLAECKPLGYTRLVERLI from the coding sequence ATGGATGGCGAAATTATTAGCAGAGAAAGTTGCAAAAAAGTTGTGAAAGAATATTTGGACATCGAGGATTTCGAGATATGTGACGTTAAAATTGAGCAGTTTTTTGACGAAGTGAACGGGTTCCTTGGGGAACATCTTTTGTTACTGATTGATATACGAATTCGAGACGAAAATAAAGTGCTGCGATTTTTCACTAAGAGGTTTCCATTTGGACACGTTATGCAAAGTGACTTTCTGATATCGATGAATGGGTGGCAAcgagaaatatatttttatgagatttttcttaaaaatctcCATAAGACTATTCCAGGATTCTGCATTGATTTTGTTCCTAAATATTTGCTCGGAATTCCAAATGATATTATAGTTTTCGAAGACTTAACGTTGAAAAACTACGACTTGCCCAGACAAACCAGTCTGAATTTGTTAAACAACAAACATATTTGTTTGGTATTAGAAGCTCTTGCGAAATTGCATGCTTCGAGTTTAGCTTATGAAGAGTATAAGTCAAGAGAACATGGCGAGCATTTCAGGCTGTTCAGTGGTGATGAAGATTTTATCAAAGAACCGCTTATAAGAAAGGAGGAGGGATTCCTGGGTCACGATTTCTATAACGCTGCTATAAAAGGATTGAGAGCTCTAATATCAAAAGTGtacaaaaataacttaataCCGTTAGAAGAAGTACAtcagaaatttgatattttggctGAACATGCTTTAGAGTTAATGACTcctcaaaatatatttagaaatGTTCTTGCTCATGGCGATCTATGGGCAAAAAATGTCATGTTTCAGTATGAGGGCGAATCTGATGAACCTCAGCATGTGCTTTTGGTAGACTTTCAACTTCCCAGATACCACATTCCAGCCCACGACGTTCTCTTATTTATCTCTTTAACGACCAATAAAGAAATGAGAAAACGCTACTTCcactttttcttaaaacattATCACAATGCCTTAAGTGAGCAACTGAATTATGTAGGTATCAAGACTGATGACATCGGCTTATCTtatgatgaattcctgaagTCTGTAAGTTACATCATACCAGAGGTAAAAATCCAAGGACCCTTGCAGAGGTTGCAGCAatgtggaaataaaaatttttacaaaaatcttttaaatgacaaagaagcttttaaaatgtttattttcgggGACAAGACACCTTTTGCTTTAGAGTTATTTGAAACAGATGACAATTTTAGAATCCTCTTAACGGAAGCAATTGAAGAGATAATTGAAGTCGCACTACACCCTCAAATATTTAGAGAGGACTGCTACAGAATTTTGGAGCAAGAATTGGGCCATAGTGAATACGAAATAATTGAGTATCGTGTTTCGAAAATTAGTAAGTGTgactttttatttcaattggAAGTGAGTTTACTAAATAAGAATGAAAGGCAGGACTTGAAATATTTAGCAGAATGCAAACCGTTGGGTTATACTAGACTAGTGGAAAGGTTAATCTAA
- the LOC136414151 gene encoding G patch domain-containing protein 4, with product MNFAKKQLEKYGWTEGKGLGRNEDGISKAIKPKLKFDNFGLGHDIGAEFTNNWWERVYNTAANNLEIKVEEDGVKMSFKDSVEITTKPYSTLALKKNFNLEYGSFVKTSKLTAQGTQTYPVPILETEPLKPYCGLTDEELFAACGGRTCHKGSRHGIYQRGKLSRLEKQEKLLLRKMKKVSLHDEGCSKTEKKLCKLKKQKESCEEKFTPLPECDSIPQSSSSLKKKHKKRKSVSFNETVTKIYTADPEANFDSEVGSLRDENSNDANNVNSGSDEGIEQDLENNNDLDLDNQRVFEEARLNFHDLSKAERKKLKKKRKFENKVCPEIETALKPRASGNEIMQEDKEGGSKKRKHREDQEELNSKHNPRESPERLKRKRNKKKKHKQKKEEAKMISSISKSLEGFCRISESE from the exons ATGAATTTTGCAAAGAAGCAGCTGGAAAAGTATGGTTGGACTGAAG GAAAGGGGTTGGGGCGAAATGAAGACGGAATTTCGAAGGCTATTAAAccaaagttgaaatttgacaattttggATTAGGTCATGATATTGGTGCCGAATTTACCAATAACTGGTGGGAGCGAGTCTATAATACAGCCGCTAACAATCTCGAAATCAAG GTAGAGGAAGATGGTGTCAAGATGAGCTTTAAAGACAGTGTGGAAATCACCACAAAACCCTATTCCACACTTGccttaaagaaaaacttcaatttaGAATATGGCTCATTTGTGAAAACCTCCAAACTCACTGCACAAGGTACTCAGACATATCCAGTACCCATATTAGAAACGGAACCACTCAAGCCATACTGCGGACTTACTGATGAAGAACTATTTGCAGCTTGTGGTGGAAGGACGTGTCATAAAG GTTCCCGCCATGGCATATATCAACGGGGAAAGCTGTCAAGGCTGGAGAAGCAAGAGAAGCTACTCCtgcgaaaaatgaaaaaggtGTCACTACATGATGAAGGTTGTAGTAAAACGGAAaagaaattatgcaaattgaaaaaacaaaaagagagCTGTGAGGAAAAATTTACTCCTTTGCCGGAGTGTGATAGTATTCCGCAGTCATCTTCATCGCTGAAAAAGAAGCACAAGAAACGCAAGAGCGTCTCGTTCAATGAAACCGTTACGAAAATATACACTGCAGATCCCGAAGCGAACTTCGATAGCGAAGTTGGATCTCTTAGGGATGAAAACTCTAATGATGCAAATAACGTAAACAGTGGTTCAGACGAGGGTATTGAACAAGACCTGGAAAATAATAACGATCTCGATCTAGATAATCAAAGAGTGTTTGAAGAAGCGAGACTGAATTTTCATGATCTTTCTAAAGCGGAaaggaagaaattaaagaaaaaaaggaaattcgaGAATAAGGTGTGTCCGGAAATAGAAACGGCTTTGAAACCACGTGCATCGGGAAATGAAATAATGCAAGAGGATAAAGAGGGCGGTTCTAAGAAACGCAAGCACCGCGAAGACCAAGAGGAACTGAACTCCAAACACAATCCAAGAGAAAGCCCTGAACGTTTAAAACGGAAGaggaataagaaaaaaaagcacAAGCAGAAGAAGGAAGAAGCAAAGATGATAAGTTCAATTTCGAAATCTCTTGAAGGATTTTGTCGTATTTCCGAAagtgaatga